From the Halobacterium zhouii genome, the window CCGTGTTACTGTTCGCGACCATCATTATCGCGCTCGCCACCTACCAGGCGACGGTCGTCCCGGCGCAGAACGCGGACGTCGAGTACAAGCACAGCCAGCAGGTCCAGAGCCAGATGACCGACGTACGGAACGCCCTGCTCCAGACCGCGGCCACCGGAAACGTCCAGCCAGCGTCTGTCACCCTGGGCACGCAGTACTCCTCGCGCGTGTTCCTGCTGAATCCGCCACCGCCCGCCGGAACGCTCGCCACGGAGACCTACCAGAACGGCACGATGCGCGTCTCGAACGTACAGGCGACGGACGACGAGACGGCGGACTTCTTCGCGGCGAACGGCGACGCGTGGACGGCGTCGACGAAGTATCTCGTCTACCAGCCCGGCTACCACGAGTACGAGGGCGCACCGAACGTCGTCTACGGCGCGATGATGCTCTCCAATCACTACCCGGAGCAGGATGTCTCGGTTCCCGTGACCGACCAGTTGCTCGTGCGCGGGAACACCGTCACACTTGTCGCACTGAACGGGTCGCTGAGTACGTCCCGCGTCGGGTCCACGTCGGTGAGCGCGACTTCCGTGAGTGCGCCGTACAACGAGGTGCAGGTGACGAATGAGACGGCGGGGAACGTGACAATCACGGTGCCGACGAAATTCGACGCCGCGACACTGCGGAACGCGACGAACCTCGGCGAGCAGAGCACGGTCAGGGCCGTCGAACCGGCGAGCGGCGGCCGCGTCCGCGTCGTCCTCGAACCGGGAACGTACACGCTCCAGACCGCGAAACTCGGCGTCGGGTCGGGCGTCGAGGACGAGGAAGCCCAGTATCTGACGGTGGTCGACAGTGACGACGGCACCGTGACCGTGGAGGTGCGCGACCGGTTCAACACGCCGGTGAGCGGAGTGAACGTCCGCGTCAACGGATCGAACCCGTTCGAGTCCGGGACTGCGGTCACGGACGACGATGGGCGTGCGACGTTCGAGGTGGAGGACAGGAGTCGGGATACCGCGACGCTGGAGATTCTCGGCGGCGACGACCCCCACGAGCGTGTGACAGTCGGCACGGAGTTCGGCGAAGGCGGAGCCAGTGGCGGGAACGAGGCGTACGACGTGGACTGGGCCGAGGAGAAAAGCGCGAACCAGAATCCGGGACTGACCTGCGACGGGGAGAACTGCACGCTTGACGCGAGCGTGCAGCCTTCGGTGACGCTGTTCGCAGATTCGACGCCCGTCGTCGACGGCGGTACCTTCACGTACAGCGTCAGCAGTTCGTCAGTCGTCGGCGTTTCCCCGGAGAGCAACGAGAGCGACAGCGACGGAGAGAGCAGTACGGAATTGACCGCTCAGAGCAGCGGGGGTGCGAACGTGTACGTCGCCAGTGGGGGAAGTGGGGACCTACTCTCCGTAGAGGTAGTGAACGCCGCGGCGGTGAACCTCCCGCCGTCGGTGGAGATCACGGACATCGAGAGGGCAGAGGAGACGGGAAGCGGGAAGGTCAAGAGCGTCGACGTCACGTTCACGCCAGACGACTCCGACGGTAATCTCGACAGTGCAGACGTCGTCGTCTACGTGGCCGGTAGCCAGTCAGGTCGCACGACTGTCGACTTGACGGGGAGCGAGGGAACGTCTCAGACGGTGAGAGTCGACACGGACAACACTGCGGGCGAAGTCGTGGCCGAAGTCACGGTCTACGACACAGACGGGGAGCAAGGTAGCGACCGGGAGAGCGAGAACGACGTCTGACGGCGTATTTCGACTTCTGTCGAATCACCTATCGACAAGCCCATAAGCCGTGTTCCTGAATACCGGCGTATGACCGCAGTCGGTATCGACGCCATCGAAGTGTGGACGGGGAAGCTGAAACTCGACCTCGCGGAGACGTTCGCGCCCCAGAAGGGCGACGACCCGGAGAAGTACACGAAGGGGCTCGGACTGTTCGCGTCGTCGTTCCCGGACGCCTACGAGGACATCGTGACGATGGGCGCGAACGCCGCCCACCGACTGATGGAGCGCAAGGGCCTGGAACCCGACGACGTCGGGCGCATCGACGTTGCGACGGAGTCCGCGTTCGACAACTCCAAACCCGTCTCGACGTACGTCGCTGGCTGCCTCGAGCAGGTGTACGAGGGGGACTTCCACCACGCGAACAAGGGCGAGCGGAAGTTCGCGTGCATCGCGGGCACCCAGAGCCTCGACGACGCGGTGAACTGGATTCTCGCGGGTCGAAACCGTGGACGGGGGGCGCTCGTCATCGCGACGGACACCGCGCTGTACGCCCGCGGCGACGCCGGCGAAGCGACCCAGGGCGCGGGCGCAGTGGCGATGTACATCACCGAGGACCCCTCCGTGGTCGAGCTGTCCACGGAACAGGGGTACGGCTCCGCCGACGAGACGGACTTCCTGAAGCCGAACCAGCAGTTCCCGAGCGTCGACGGCAAGCGCTCGGTGCAGGTGTACCTCTCGCGGATGCGCGAGGCGCTCGCGGACTTC encodes:
- the hmgB gene encoding hydroxymethylglutaryl-CoA synthase, with the protein product MTAVGIDAIEVWTGKLKLDLAETFAPQKGDDPEKYTKGLGLFASSFPDAYEDIVTMGANAAHRLMERKGLEPDDVGRIDVATESAFDNSKPVSTYVAGCLEQVYEGDFHHANKGERKFACIAGTQSLDDAVNWILAGRNRGRGALVIATDTALYARGDAGEATQGAGAVAMYITEDPSVVELSTEQGYGSADETDFLKPNQQFPSVDGKRSVQVYLSRMREALADFESVAGATHPDDYEFIPFHTPFPGMVRKAAVLGYRHMIRNTDVEEELADEIGRQPRRENFDDDAAFEDAIREHMDDLKETDAYREWYADTIEPTLDVSREVGNWYTGSVHVARMSALMHAAGSDTDLAGKKLLLGSYGSGAQAEIHEETVQPGYEDAVEAANIDEQIAARYDLSWSEYEQVHDRHNHEKRVELEPFTQPDGEFVFDGWGPMNERKYTYAE